One window of the Cryptomeria japonica chromosome 7, Sugi_1.0, whole genome shotgun sequence genome contains the following:
- the LOC131033394 gene encoding uncharacterized protein LOC131033394 isoform X1, producing the protein MAIVDYHSLPRKELQNLCKKNGIPANKTNSSMADALTSILKVDYHNLPRKELQNLCKKHGIPANKTNSFMADALTSILKVDKHEVDYSSLPRKELQNLCKKHGIPANKTNSFMADALTSILKVDKTNVFGSATTKTLPQDVGNKSISSILKIHNNREDFTASKFSYGSTFSSLEIQSQRKEPMEDAMPSIVDTYTEEFTGENPKTETAAIDNINMSETSEAEKVLLYIASLGTDDRKELYHHGNQQIAPGPDTPVALYEDALEELCQQAKFVTKTAYSIDEPASPHAFVEAVSAMTPIKDGCQDVEMLDQELHYYNSESPENKADNEHNFRLVEVNCKSENSWPIKRTPSKVPNFSIKLGTPEKEVLLAKYHPNTKTAYSIDEPAIPHAFVEAVSAMTTIKDGCQDVEMLDQELQYYSTGRPQNKEDNEHNFRLAEDFQNSDKKVESVSQVNFPHDSHKQMHKKSLLLDLQAEKSRRISRYKDDYKKCPFTKCLRGMNNLARAATLRADILARRRGLPVVGNSSAYSQSTSALHNLPYQSQNVQGNISISSILKIHNNREDFTASKFPYGSTFFSLEIQSQRKEPIEEDAISSTVDTYTEEFTGGNPKTETAAVDNSNTTKTSEVENVLLYIESLGSEDWKELYHHANQQIEPGPDTPIALYEDALEELCQQAKFVTKTANSIDEPASSHAFVEAVSAMTPIKDGFQDVEMLDQELHYYSSESPKNKADNEHNFCLAEVNCSSENSWPIKTTPSKVTSFSIKLGTPEKEVSLAKYHSTTKTAYSIDEPAIPHAFVEVVSAMINIKDGCQDVEMLDQGLHYYSTESPQNKEDNEHNFRFAQDYQNSDKKVESVSQINCLHDSHKQVHKKSLLQDLQAEESRRISRHKDDYKRFPFTKCLRGMHNLARAATLRADILARRRGLPVVGNSSAYSQSTSTFHNLPYQSQNVQGNKSISSKTTQTSEAKNVLLHIASLSADDRKELYHHANQQTEPGRDTRIALYEDVLGELCQQVNDRLDNDTKIYTHDEQTTINVQRVDHWGQEELCQQAKFVTRIGDEYSLGSTSTSSLCEDVNDRLGHDNEIYTNDEQTTVDMQRLDHLGQEKHCQQSKVVTRNADEESLHCTPSLSTCSVVNAGDTHEDKFSPGHEERSIHVEGVDLLSQEKEIYMRDQEENDIDPTLLLSCERLKNHIDTDKNSQRHIETDDKKDLFAMEMVIDDEIVKHDQLWNQPPFCRGNVEEIDIDDRKNLFEKEMAVDDETVKHDQPCNQPPSCRGNDEVKESMVKIQTNQLFVCHVNGIKQFVDLENSSSSQWMKTNKCELSELKPASCKTISKVDVTAESRKIKSDTITDFQLLSSDFERFSDQNPTTCSSKFLGSQNFGSMLPITKKLNVCRELRRTSSLLIPPHGANRGLYPLMTKKSSRLSYTFMSQKNTINEFCREGS; encoded by the exons ATGGCAATTGTAGATTATCACAGCCTTCCCCGGAAAGAGCTTCAAAATCTGTGTAAGAAAAATGGAATACCTGCAAATAAAACAAATTCCTCTATGGCAGATGCTCTTACTTCGATCTTGAAG GTTGATTATCACAACCTTCCTCGGAAAGAGCTTCAAAATCTGTGTAAGAAACATGGAATACCGGCAAATAAAACAAATTCCTTTATGGCAGATGCTCTTACTTCAATCTTGAAG GTGGATAAGCACGAGGTTGATTATTCCAGCCTTCCCCGAAAAGAGCTTCAAAATCTGTGTAAGAAACATGGAATACCTGCAAATAAAACAAATTCCTTTATGGCAGATGCTCTTACTTCAATCTTGAAG GTTGATAAGACAAATGTGTTTGGCTCAGCAACTACTAAAACCTTACCTCAGGATGTTGGGAACAAATCCATTTCTTCTATATTAAAAATACACAATAATAGGGAAGATTTCACTGCATCAAAATTTTCTTATGGAAGTACATTTTCCTCTTTGGAAATTCAATCTCAAAGAAAAGAACCGATGGAAGATGCTATGCCTTCAATAGTGGATACCTATACTGAAGAGTTCACTGGAGAAAATCCAAAGACAGAAACTGCAGCAATTGATAACATTAATATGTCTGAGACATCTGAAGCAGAAAAAGTTCTATTGTATATCGCATCATTGGGTACTGATGATCGGAAAGAACTTTACCATCATGGTAATCAGCAAATTGCACCTGGTCCAGACACTCCTGTAGCCCTTTATGAGGATGCGTTG GAGGAGCTTTGTCAACAGGCTAAATTTGTTACAAAAACTGCCTATTCTATAGATGAACCTGCCAGTCCACATGCTTTTGTTGAAGCAGTATCTGCAATGACTCCTATCAAAGATGGATGTCAAGATGTTGAAATGTTGGATCAAGAGTTGCACTATTATAATAGCGAAAGCCCCGAAAACAAAGCAGACAATGAACACAATTTTCGTCTTGTAGAG GTTAACTGCAAATCTGAAAATTCTTGGCCAATAAAGAGAACACCATCGAAAGTACCAAATTTCTCTATTAAGCTGGGCACACCAGAAAAAGAAGTGTTGCTTGCCAAGTATCATCCTAACACAAAAACCGCCTATTCTATAGATGAACCTGCCATTCCACATGCTTTTGTTGAAGCAGTATCTGCAATGACTACCATCAAAGATGGATGTCAAGATGTTGAAATGTTGGATCAAGAGTTACAGTATTATTCTACTGGAAGACCCCAAAACAAAGAAGACAATGAACACAATTTTCGTCTTGCAGAG GACTTTCAGAATAGTGACAAGAAAGTTGAGAG TGTGTCACAGGTAAATTTTCCCCATGATTCTCATAAGCAAATGCACAAGAAAAGCCTGTTGCTAGATTTACAAGCTGAAAAGAGTAGAAGAATTTCAAGGTACAAGGATGACTATAAGAAGTGTCCATTTACTAAATGTTTACGAGGCATGAACAATTTAGCAAGAGCTGCTACCTTGCGAGCAGACATCCTAGCCAGAAGAAGGGGATTACCTGTTGTGGGAAATAGTTCTGCTTATTCACAGTCTACTTCTGCACTTCATAATCTTCCTTACCAGAGCCAAAATGTACAAGGGAACATATCCATTTCTTCTATATTAAAAATACACAATAATAGGGAAGATTTCACTGCATCAAAATTTCCTTATGGAAGTACATTTTTCTCTTTGGAAATTCAATCTCAAAGAAAAGAACCGATTGAGGAAGATGCTATCTCTTCAACAGTGGATACCTATACTGAAGAGTTCACTGGAGGAAATCCAAAGACAGAAACTGCAGCAGTTGACAACAGTAATACAACTAAGACATCTGAAGTTGAAAACGTTCTATTGTATATTGAATCATTAGGTAGTGAAGATTGGAAAGAACTTTACCATCATGCTAATCAGCAAATTGAACCTGGTCCAGATACTCCTATAGCCCTTTATGAGGATGCATTG GAGGAGCTTTGCCAACAGGCTAAATTTGTTACAAAAACTGCCAATTCTATAGATGAACCTGCCAGTTCACATGCTTTTGTTGAAGCAGTATCTGCAATGACTCCTATCaaagatggatttcaggatgttgaaatGTTGGATCAAGAGTTGCACTATTATTCTAGTGAAAGCCCCAAAAACAAAGCAGACAATGAACACAATTTTTGTCTTGCAGAG GTTAACTGCTCATCTGAAAATTCTTGGCCAATAAAGACAACACCATCAAAAGTAACAAGTTTCTCTATTAAGCTGGGCACACCAGAAAAAGAAGTGTCGCTTGCCAAGTATCATTCTACAACAAAAACTGCCTATTCTATAGATGAACCTGCCATTCCACATGCTTTTGTTGAAGTAGTATCTGCAATGATTAACATCAAAGATGGATGTCAAGATGTTGAAATGTTGGATCAGGGGTTACACTATTATTCTACCGAAAGCCCCCAAAACAAAGAAGACAACGAACACAATTTTCGTTTTGCACAG GACTATCAAAATAGTGACAAGAAAGTTGAGAG TGTGTCACAGATAAATTGTCTCCATGATTCTCATAAGCAAGTGCACAAGAAAAGCCTGTTGCAAGATTTACAAGCTGAAGAGAGTAGAAGAATTTCAAGGCACAAGGATGACTATAAGAGGTTTCCATTTACTAAATGTTTACGAGGCATGCACAATTTAGCAAGAGCTGCTACCTTACGAGCAGACATCTTAGCCAGAAGAAGGGGATTACCTGTTGTGGGAAATAGTTCTGCTTATTCACAGTCTACTTCTACATTTCATAATCTTCCTTACCAGAGCCAAAATGTACAAGGGAACAAATCTATTTCCTCTAAGACAACTCAGACATCTGAAGCAAAAAACGTTCTATTGCATATTGCATCATTGAGTGCTGACGATCGGAAAGAGCTTTATCATCATGCTAATCAGCAAACTGAACCTGGTCGAGACACTCGTATAGCTCTTTATGAGGATGTGTTG GGGGAGCTTTGCCAACAGGTGAATGATAGGCTGGACAATGATACCAAAATATATACTCATGACGAGCAAACAACAATTAATGTGCAAAGAGTGGATCATTGGGGTCAG GAAGAGCTTTGTCAACAGGCTAAGTTTGTTACTAGAATTGGTGATGAATATTCACTGGGTAGCACATCCACTTCCTCTCTTTGTGAAGATGTGAATGATAGGCTGGGCCACGATAATGAAATATACACTAATGATGAGCAGACAACAGTTGATATGCAAAGATTGGATCATTTGGGTCAG GAAAAACATTGTCAACAGAGTAAAGTTGTTACCAGAAATGCTGATGAGGAATCCTTACATTGCACACCCAGCCTTTCTACTTGTTCAGTAGTGAATGCAGGTGACACCCATGAAGATAAGTTTTCTCCTGGTCATGAGGAGAGGTCAATTCATGTTGAAGGAGTAGATCTTTTGTCTCAG GAGAAAGAAATATACATGAGAGATCAGGAAGAAAATGATATTGATCCAACACTATTATTATCTTGTGAAAGGCTGAAAAATCACATTGACACGGATAAGAATAGCCAGAGGCACATAGAGACGGATGACAAAAAAGATTTGTTTGCAATGGAAATGGTTATAGATGATGAAATAGTGAAACATGATCAATTATGGAACCAACCACCATTTTGTAGAGGAAATGTGGAGGAAATtgacattgatgacagaaagaatTTGTTTGAAAAGGAAATGGCTGTAGATGATGAAACAGTGAAACACGATCAACCATGCAACCAACCACCATCTTGCAGAGGAAATGATGAAGTTAAGGAAAGTATGGTCAAGATTCAGACAAATCAGCTTTTTGTCTGCCACGTTAATGGGATTAAGCAATTTGTTGACCTTGAAAATTCTAGTTCATCACAATGGATGAAAACCAATAAATGTGAGCTTTCTGAGTTAAAACCAGCAAGCTGTAAAACCATCAGCAAAGTTGATGTGACAGCAGAAAGCAGGAAAATTAAGTCAGATACGATCACTGATTTTCAGCTACTGAGTTCAGATTTTGAGAGGTTTTCAGATCAAAATCCAACTACATGCTCTTCAAAATTCCTTGGAAGCCAGAATTTTGGTTCCATGTTGCCCATTACTAAGAAATTAAATGTCTGTAGGGAGCTGAGACGCACCTCCTCATTACTTATACCTCCACATGGTGCAAATAGAGGCTTATATCCTTTAATGACTAAGAAATCAAGCAGGCTCTCATATACTTTCATGTCTCAAAAGAATACAATAAATGAATTTTGCCGAGAAGGTTCCTAA
- the LOC131033394 gene encoding uncharacterized protein LOC131033394 isoform X2 — MAIVDYHSLPRKELQNLCKKNGIPANKTNSSMADALTSILKVDYHNLPRKELQNLCKKHGIPANKTNSFMADALTSILKVDKHEVDYSSLPRKELQNLCKKHGIPANKTNSFMADALTSILKVDKTNVFGSATTKTLPQDVGNKSISSILKIHNNREDFTASKFSYGSTFSSLEIQSQRKEPMEDAMPSIVDTYTEEFTGENPKTETAAIDNINMSETSEAEKVLLYIASLGTDDRKELYHHGNQQIAPGPDTPVALYEDALEELCQQAKFVTKTAYSIDEPASPHAFVEAVSAMTPIKDGCQDVEMLDQELHYYNSESPENKADNEHNFRLVEVNCKSENSWPIKRTPSKVPNFSIKLGTPEKEVLLAKYHPNTKTAYSIDEPAIPHAFVEAVSAMTTIKDGCQDVEMLDQELQYYSTGRPQNKEDNEHNFRLAEDFQNSDKKVESVSQVNFPHDSHKQMHKKSLLLDLQAEKSRRISRYKDDYKKCPFTKCLRGMNNLARAATLRADILARRRGLPVVGNSSAYSQSTSALHNLPYQSQNVQGNISISSILKIHNNREDFTASKFPYGSTFFSLEIQSQRKEPIEEDAISSTVDTYTEEFTGGNPKTETAAVDNSNTTKTSEVENVLLYIESLGSEDWKELYHHANQQIEPGPDTPIALYEDALEELCQQAKFVTKTANSIDEPASSHAFVEAVSAMTPIKDGFQDVEMLDQELHYYSSESPKNKADNEHNFCLAEVNCSSENSWPIKTTPSKVTSFSIKLGTPEKEVSLAKYHSTTKTAYSIDEPAIPHAFVEVVSAMINIKDGCQDVEMLDQGLHYYSTESPQNKEDNEHNFRFAQDYQNSDKKVESVSQINCLHDSHKQVHKKSLLQDLQAEESRRISRHKDDYKRFPFTKCLRGMHNLARAATLRADILARRRGLPVVGNSSAYSQSTSTFHNLPYQSQNVQGNKSISSKTTQTSEAKNVLLHIASLSADDRKELYHHANQQTEPGRDTRIALYEDVLGELCQQVNDRLDNDTKIYTHDEQTTINVQRVDHWGQEELCQQAKFVTRIGDEYSLGSTSTSSLCEDVNDRLGHDNEIYTNDEQTTVDMQRLDHLGQEKHCQQSKVVTRNADEESLHCTPSLSTCSVVNAGDTHEDKFSPGHEERSIHVEGVDLLSQVRRKKYT; from the exons ATGGCAATTGTAGATTATCACAGCCTTCCCCGGAAAGAGCTTCAAAATCTGTGTAAGAAAAATGGAATACCTGCAAATAAAACAAATTCCTCTATGGCAGATGCTCTTACTTCGATCTTGAAG GTTGATTATCACAACCTTCCTCGGAAAGAGCTTCAAAATCTGTGTAAGAAACATGGAATACCGGCAAATAAAACAAATTCCTTTATGGCAGATGCTCTTACTTCAATCTTGAAG GTGGATAAGCACGAGGTTGATTATTCCAGCCTTCCCCGAAAAGAGCTTCAAAATCTGTGTAAGAAACATGGAATACCTGCAAATAAAACAAATTCCTTTATGGCAGATGCTCTTACTTCAATCTTGAAG GTTGATAAGACAAATGTGTTTGGCTCAGCAACTACTAAAACCTTACCTCAGGATGTTGGGAACAAATCCATTTCTTCTATATTAAAAATACACAATAATAGGGAAGATTTCACTGCATCAAAATTTTCTTATGGAAGTACATTTTCCTCTTTGGAAATTCAATCTCAAAGAAAAGAACCGATGGAAGATGCTATGCCTTCAATAGTGGATACCTATACTGAAGAGTTCACTGGAGAAAATCCAAAGACAGAAACTGCAGCAATTGATAACATTAATATGTCTGAGACATCTGAAGCAGAAAAAGTTCTATTGTATATCGCATCATTGGGTACTGATGATCGGAAAGAACTTTACCATCATGGTAATCAGCAAATTGCACCTGGTCCAGACACTCCTGTAGCCCTTTATGAGGATGCGTTG GAGGAGCTTTGTCAACAGGCTAAATTTGTTACAAAAACTGCCTATTCTATAGATGAACCTGCCAGTCCACATGCTTTTGTTGAAGCAGTATCTGCAATGACTCCTATCAAAGATGGATGTCAAGATGTTGAAATGTTGGATCAAGAGTTGCACTATTATAATAGCGAAAGCCCCGAAAACAAAGCAGACAATGAACACAATTTTCGTCTTGTAGAG GTTAACTGCAAATCTGAAAATTCTTGGCCAATAAAGAGAACACCATCGAAAGTACCAAATTTCTCTATTAAGCTGGGCACACCAGAAAAAGAAGTGTTGCTTGCCAAGTATCATCCTAACACAAAAACCGCCTATTCTATAGATGAACCTGCCATTCCACATGCTTTTGTTGAAGCAGTATCTGCAATGACTACCATCAAAGATGGATGTCAAGATGTTGAAATGTTGGATCAAGAGTTACAGTATTATTCTACTGGAAGACCCCAAAACAAAGAAGACAATGAACACAATTTTCGTCTTGCAGAG GACTTTCAGAATAGTGACAAGAAAGTTGAGAG TGTGTCACAGGTAAATTTTCCCCATGATTCTCATAAGCAAATGCACAAGAAAAGCCTGTTGCTAGATTTACAAGCTGAAAAGAGTAGAAGAATTTCAAGGTACAAGGATGACTATAAGAAGTGTCCATTTACTAAATGTTTACGAGGCATGAACAATTTAGCAAGAGCTGCTACCTTGCGAGCAGACATCCTAGCCAGAAGAAGGGGATTACCTGTTGTGGGAAATAGTTCTGCTTATTCACAGTCTACTTCTGCACTTCATAATCTTCCTTACCAGAGCCAAAATGTACAAGGGAACATATCCATTTCTTCTATATTAAAAATACACAATAATAGGGAAGATTTCACTGCATCAAAATTTCCTTATGGAAGTACATTTTTCTCTTTGGAAATTCAATCTCAAAGAAAAGAACCGATTGAGGAAGATGCTATCTCTTCAACAGTGGATACCTATACTGAAGAGTTCACTGGAGGAAATCCAAAGACAGAAACTGCAGCAGTTGACAACAGTAATACAACTAAGACATCTGAAGTTGAAAACGTTCTATTGTATATTGAATCATTAGGTAGTGAAGATTGGAAAGAACTTTACCATCATGCTAATCAGCAAATTGAACCTGGTCCAGATACTCCTATAGCCCTTTATGAGGATGCATTG GAGGAGCTTTGCCAACAGGCTAAATTTGTTACAAAAACTGCCAATTCTATAGATGAACCTGCCAGTTCACATGCTTTTGTTGAAGCAGTATCTGCAATGACTCCTATCaaagatggatttcaggatgttgaaatGTTGGATCAAGAGTTGCACTATTATTCTAGTGAAAGCCCCAAAAACAAAGCAGACAATGAACACAATTTTTGTCTTGCAGAG GTTAACTGCTCATCTGAAAATTCTTGGCCAATAAAGACAACACCATCAAAAGTAACAAGTTTCTCTATTAAGCTGGGCACACCAGAAAAAGAAGTGTCGCTTGCCAAGTATCATTCTACAACAAAAACTGCCTATTCTATAGATGAACCTGCCATTCCACATGCTTTTGTTGAAGTAGTATCTGCAATGATTAACATCAAAGATGGATGTCAAGATGTTGAAATGTTGGATCAGGGGTTACACTATTATTCTACCGAAAGCCCCCAAAACAAAGAAGACAACGAACACAATTTTCGTTTTGCACAG GACTATCAAAATAGTGACAAGAAAGTTGAGAG TGTGTCACAGATAAATTGTCTCCATGATTCTCATAAGCAAGTGCACAAGAAAAGCCTGTTGCAAGATTTACAAGCTGAAGAGAGTAGAAGAATTTCAAGGCACAAGGATGACTATAAGAGGTTTCCATTTACTAAATGTTTACGAGGCATGCACAATTTAGCAAGAGCTGCTACCTTACGAGCAGACATCTTAGCCAGAAGAAGGGGATTACCTGTTGTGGGAAATAGTTCTGCTTATTCACAGTCTACTTCTACATTTCATAATCTTCCTTACCAGAGCCAAAATGTACAAGGGAACAAATCTATTTCCTCTAAGACAACTCAGACATCTGAAGCAAAAAACGTTCTATTGCATATTGCATCATTGAGTGCTGACGATCGGAAAGAGCTTTATCATCATGCTAATCAGCAAACTGAACCTGGTCGAGACACTCGTATAGCTCTTTATGAGGATGTGTTG GGGGAGCTTTGCCAACAGGTGAATGATAGGCTGGACAATGATACCAAAATATATACTCATGACGAGCAAACAACAATTAATGTGCAAAGAGTGGATCATTGGGGTCAG GAAGAGCTTTGTCAACAGGCTAAGTTTGTTACTAGAATTGGTGATGAATATTCACTGGGTAGCACATCCACTTCCTCTCTTTGTGAAGATGTGAATGATAGGCTGGGCCACGATAATGAAATATACACTAATGATGAGCAGACAACAGTTGATATGCAAAGATTGGATCATTTGGGTCAG GAAAAACATTGTCAACAGAGTAAAGTTGTTACCAGAAATGCTGATGAGGAATCCTTACATTGCACACCCAGCCTTTCTACTTGTTCAGTAGTGAATGCAGGTGACACCCATGAAGATAAGTTTTCTCCTGGTCATGAGGAGAGGTCAATTCATGTTGAAGGAGTAGATCTTTTGTCTCAGGTAAG GAGAAAGAAATATACATGA